One stretch of Enterobacter sp. RHBSTW-00994 DNA includes these proteins:
- the rnr gene encoding ribonuclease R — protein MSHDPFQEREAEKYANPIPSREFIIEHLTKREKPANREELAVELHIEGEEQIEALRRRLRAMERDGQLVFTRRQCYALPERLDLLKGMVIGHRDGYGFLRVEGRKDDLYLSSEQMKMCIHGDQILAQPLGADRKGRREARVVRVLVPKTSQIVGRYFTEAGVGFVVPDDSRLSFDILIPPEEIMGARMGFVVVVELTQRPTRRTKAVGKIVEVLGDNMGTGMAVDMALRTHEIPYVWPKAVEEQIEGLKEVVPEESKVGRVDLRDLPLVTIDGEDARDFDDAVYCEKKRGGGWRLWVAIADVSYYVRTHTPLDNEARSRGTSVYFPSQVVPMLPEVLSNGLCSLNPQVDRLCMVCEMTISTKGRLTGYKFYEAVMSSHARLTYTKVWHMLQGDQELREQYAPLVKHIEELHNLYKTLDQAREERGGISFESEEAKFIFNAERRIERIEQTQRNDAHKLIEECMILANISAARFVEKAKEPALFRIHDKPSTEAITAFRSVLAELGLELPGGNKPEPRDYAELLESIGDRPDAEMLQTMLLRSMKQAIYDPENRGHFGLALQSYAHFTSPIRRYPDLSLHRAIKYLLAQEQGHKGNSTETGGYHYSMEEMLQLGQHCSMTERRADEATREVSDWLKCDFMLDQVGNVFKGVIASVTGFGFFVRLDELFIDGLVHVSSLDNDYYRFDQVGQRLIGESGGQTYRLGDRVEVKVEAVNMDERKIDFSLISSERAPRNVGKTAREKAKKGGNGNASGKRRQTGKKVNFEPDSAFRGEKKQKPKAAKKEARKAKKPSAKTQKIAAATKAKRAAKKNQAE, from the coding sequence ATGTCACATGATCCTTTCCAGGAACGCGAAGCAGAAAAGTACGCGAATCCTATCCCAAGCCGCGAGTTCATCATTGAACATTTAACAAAACGCGAAAAGCCTGCTAATCGTGAAGAACTTGCTGTTGAATTACATATTGAAGGTGAAGAGCAAATTGAAGCTCTTCGCCGCCGCCTGCGCGCCATGGAGCGTGACGGTCAATTGGTCTTTACCCGCCGCCAGTGCTATGCATTGCCAGAACGCCTTGATCTCCTTAAAGGTATGGTTATTGGCCATCGCGATGGCTATGGATTCTTGCGCGTCGAAGGTCGTAAGGACGATCTGTATCTGTCGTCTGAACAAATGAAAATGTGTATTCATGGCGATCAGATCCTCGCGCAACCTTTGGGAGCAGATCGTAAAGGCCGCCGTGAGGCACGCGTTGTACGTGTCCTGGTCCCGAAAACCAGTCAAATTGTAGGCCGCTACTTTACCGAGGCGGGCGTGGGCTTTGTTGTTCCGGACGATAGCCGTCTGAGCTTCGACATTCTCATCCCACCGGAAGAGATAATGGGTGCGCGCATGGGGTTTGTGGTGGTGGTTGAACTCACCCAACGTCCAACGCGCCGTACTAAAGCGGTAGGGAAAATCGTCGAAGTTCTGGGCGATAACATGGGGACAGGCATGGCCGTTGATATGGCGCTGCGTACTCATGAAATCCCTTACGTCTGGCCAAAAGCGGTTGAAGAGCAGATTGAAGGCCTGAAAGAGGTTGTCCCGGAAGAATCCAAAGTGGGGCGTGTGGATCTGCGAGACCTGCCGCTGGTGACGATCGATGGTGAAGATGCCCGTGACTTTGATGACGCAGTCTATTGCGAGAAGAAACGCGGTGGTGGCTGGCGTCTGTGGGTTGCGATTGCCGATGTAAGCTATTACGTTCGCACGCATACTCCGCTGGACAATGAGGCCCGCAGCCGCGGCACGTCGGTTTACTTCCCGTCTCAGGTTGTGCCAATGCTGCCAGAGGTGCTCTCCAACGGGCTGTGTTCTCTGAACCCGCAAGTTGACCGTCTCTGTATGGTCTGCGAGATGACTATCTCGACGAAAGGGCGTCTTACCGGTTACAAGTTCTATGAAGCGGTGATGAGCTCCCATGCGCGTCTGACCTATACCAAAGTCTGGCATATGTTGCAGGGCGATCAGGAACTGCGCGAACAGTATGCGCCGTTGGTCAAACACATCGAAGAGCTGCATAACCTCTATAAAACGCTGGATCAGGCGCGCGAAGAGCGCGGTGGGATCTCGTTTGAGAGTGAAGAGGCGAAATTCATCTTCAACGCAGAGCGCCGTATTGAGCGTATTGAGCAGACGCAACGTAACGACGCGCATAAGCTGATTGAAGAGTGCATGATTCTGGCCAACATCTCAGCGGCACGTTTCGTCGAGAAAGCCAAAGAGCCTGCACTGTTCCGTATTCACGATAAACCCTCGACAGAGGCAATCACCGCCTTCCGTTCTGTATTGGCGGAATTGGGGCTGGAATTGCCTGGTGGCAACAAGCCGGAGCCGCGTGATTACGCTGAGTTGCTGGAGTCCATTGGCGATCGTCCTGATGCCGAAATGTTGCAGACCATGTTGCTCCGCTCCATGAAACAGGCGATTTATGACCCAGAAAATCGGGGTCACTTTGGTCTGGCGCTACAGTCTTATGCCCACTTTACTTCGCCGATCCGTCGTTACCCGGATCTTTCTCTGCACCGTGCGATAAAATATCTGTTGGCGCAGGAGCAAGGACACAAAGGGAACAGCACCGAAACTGGCGGCTACCACTATTCGATGGAAGAGATGTTGCAGCTTGGACAGCACTGTTCCATGACCGAACGCCGTGCCGATGAAGCAACGCGTGAGGTATCGGATTGGCTGAAATGCGACTTTATGCTGGATCAGGTGGGTAACGTCTTTAAAGGCGTGATTGCCAGCGTGACCGGTTTTGGTTTCTTTGTTCGTCTGGATGAGCTGTTTATTGATGGCCTGGTGCATGTCTCCAGCCTGGATAACGACTACTACCGTTTTGATCAGGTTGGTCAGCGACTGATTGGCGAATCTGGTGGCCAAACATATCGTTTGGGCGATCGTGTGGAAGTGAAGGTTGAAGCCGTCAATATGGACGAGCGTAAAATCGATTTTAGCCTGATTTCCAGCGAACGTGCGCCGCGTAACGTCGGTAAAACCGCGCGTGAGAAAGCGAAAAAAGGCGGTAACGGGAACGCGAGCGGGAAACGTCGTCAGACGGGTAAAAAAGTGAATTTCGAGCCTGACAGTGCTTTCCGTGGCGAGAAGAAACAAAAGCCTAAGGCCGCGAAGAAAGAGGCCCGAAAAGCGAAAAAGCCTTCAGCTAAAACGCAGAAAATTGCTGCCGCAACGAAAGCGAAGCGCGCAGCGAAGAAAAATCAGGCGGAGTAA
- the rlmB gene encoding 23S rRNA (guanosine(2251)-2'-O)-methyltransferase RlmB, whose product MSEMIYGIHAVQALLERAPERFQEVFILKGREDKRLLPLIHALEAQGVVIQLANRQFLDEKSEGAVHQGIIARVKPGRQYQENDLPDLIAALDNPFFLILDGVTDPHNLGACLRSADAAGVHAVIVPKDRSAQLNATAKKVACGAAENVPLIRVTNLARTMRQLQEENIWIVGTAGEADHTLYQSKMTGRLALVMGAEGEGMRRLTREHCDELISIPMAGSVSSLNVSVATGICLFEAVRQRG is encoded by the coding sequence ATGAGTGAAATGATTTACGGCATCCACGCGGTGCAAGCCCTGCTGGAGCGCGCACCGGAGCGTTTTCAGGAAGTGTTTATTCTGAAAGGGCGTGAAGATAAACGTCTGTTGCCGCTGATCCACGCACTGGAAGCTCAGGGCGTCGTGATCCAACTGGCTAATCGCCAGTTCCTGGATGAGAAAAGTGAAGGTGCGGTTCACCAGGGCATCATTGCGCGCGTGAAGCCGGGTCGTCAGTATCAGGAAAATGATCTCCCCGATTTGATCGCTGCACTGGATAATCCCTTCTTCCTGATCCTGGATGGGGTTACCGATCCACACAACCTCGGTGCATGCTTGCGTAGCGCGGACGCTGCCGGTGTTCACGCTGTTATCGTCCCTAAAGATCGTTCTGCACAACTGAATGCAACGGCGAAAAAAGTAGCGTGCGGCGCAGCAGAAAACGTTCCGCTGATCCGCGTGACCAACCTCGCGCGTACTATGCGACAGTTGCAGGAAGAGAACATCTGGATCGTGGGGACGGCGGGTGAAGCTGATCACACTTTGTACCAGAGCAAAATGACTGGCCGTCTGGCGTTGGTCATGGGGGCAGAGGGTGAAGGCATGCGCCGCCTGACCCGTGAACACTGTGATGAGTTGATCAGCATTCCGATGGCGGGCAGTGTCTCATCACTGAACGTCTCTGTTGCAACAGGCATTTGCCTTTTTGAAGCGGTGCGCCAGCGCGGATAA